In Allomuricauda ruestringensis DSM 13258, the following proteins share a genomic window:
- a CDS encoding saccharopine dehydrogenase family protein codes for MVRTILVVGAGKSTSYLLDYFLKKSNQEKIHLKIGDLHPENIPDKFAKHPNCTVFPLDIFNEEDRKKAVAEASIVVSMLPARMHINVAHDCIEFEKHFITASYVSNELRALDEEAKKKGLVFMNEIGLDPGIDHMSAMEVIDRIRDAGGKMLLFESFAGGLVAPESDTNLWNYKFTWNPRNVVLAGQGGVAKFIQEGTYKYIPYQKLFRRTEFMDIEGYGTFEAYANRDSLKYREAYGLENALTLFRGTMRRVGFSKAWQMFVILGMTDDSYTIENSEGMSYREFVNLFLPYSPTDSVELKMRHYLKIDQDDIMWGKLLELDIFNPSKKIPLKNATPAQMLQYILEDTWTLKEDEKDMIVMYHKFGYELNGEKKQIDANVVVIGENRTYTAMSKTVGLPVAMATLQILNGKIKTPGVQIPINKEVYKPILSELHKHGIQFKEYEKPYLGYNPDSVAS; via the coding sequence ATGGTCCGTACTATTTTAGTTGTTGGAGCAGGTAAATCAACCTCATACCTTCTAGATTATTTCCTTAAAAAATCAAACCAAGAAAAGATTCATCTCAAGATTGGAGACCTTCATCCAGAAAATATCCCAGATAAATTCGCAAAACACCCAAATTGTACAGTCTTTCCTTTGGATATATTTAACGAGGAGGATAGAAAAAAAGCTGTTGCCGAGGCATCCATTGTTGTGTCTATGCTCCCAGCTCGAATGCACATAAATGTTGCCCATGATTGTATTGAATTTGAAAAGCATTTTATTACTGCTTCTTATGTAAGTAATGAGCTAAGGGCCTTGGATGAAGAAGCGAAGAAAAAAGGCCTTGTATTTATGAATGAAATTGGCCTAGACCCTGGAATTGACCACATGAGTGCCATGGAAGTTATTGACCGGATTCGGGATGCCGGTGGTAAAATGTTGCTATTTGAATCTTTTGCCGGAGGTTTGGTAGCTCCGGAAAGCGATACCAATCTTTGGAACTATAAATTTACTTGGAACCCAAGAAATGTAGTACTTGCAGGCCAAGGGGGCGTAGCCAAATTTATACAGGAAGGCACGTACAAATACATCCCATATCAAAAGCTTTTTAGAAGAACCGAGTTTATGGATATTGAAGGATATGGCACCTTTGAGGCTTATGCCAACCGGGATTCCTTAAAGTACCGCGAAGCTTATGGGCTAGAGAATGCTTTGACCCTGTTCCGAGGAACCATGAGGCGAGTTGGTTTTTCCAAGGCATGGCAAATGTTCGTGATTTTAGGCATGACGGACGACAGCTACACCATTGAAAATTCCGAAGGAATGTCGTACCGAGAATTCGTCAATCTATTTTTGCCCTATTCGCCTACCGATTCGGTGGAACTAAAAATGCGGCACTACCTTAAAATTGACCAGGACGATATTATGTGGGGAAAGTTACTGGAATTGGACATATTCAATCCTTCCAAGAAGATACCCCTAAAAAACGCCACTCCCGCCCAAATGCTCCAATATATTCTAGAAGATACTTGGACACTCAAGGAGGATGAAAAAGACATGATTGTGATGTACCACAAGTTTGGTTACGAATTAAACGGCGAAAAGAAACAAATCGATGCCAATGTGGTGGTAATCGGTGAAAACCGGACATACACGGCCATGTCTAAAACTGTGGGGCTTCCCGTAGCCATGGCCACACTACAAATATTGAACGGCAAGATTAAAACCCCCGGAGTACAAATCCCGATCAACAAGGAAGTGTACAAGCCCATCCTT
- the pckA gene encoding phosphoenolpyruvate carboxykinase (ATP), whose amino-acid sequence MKDSASATKTISLKSYGINHDNVNYQLSPEELHHITIEKGMGKEASSGTLAVNTGEFTGRSPMDRFIVKDDMTKDKVWWGNINIPFESDKFDALYDKVIAYLNKKELYVRDSYACADPDYKLNIRVINEYPWSNMFAYNMFLRPTEEELEEFDPEWTVVNAPGFMADPKVDGTRQHNFAILNFGRKIALIGGTGYTGEIKKGIFSALNFILPVYKNTLPMHCSANVGESGDTAIFFGLSGTGKTTLSTDPNRRLIGDDEHGWTPDNTVFNFEGGCYAKVIDLSKDKEPEIYGAIKKGAILENVVMDDNGIVDFSDTSITQNTRVSYPIHHIENIQQPSIGKNVKNIFFLTADAFGVLPPISKLTPAQAAYHFISGYTAKVAGTEAGVVEPQPSFSACFGAPFMPLHPAKYAEMLSKKMKESGVDVWLVNTGWTGGPYGVGTRMKLKYTRAMISAALSGELGLYNYEKYHIHSVFGVAQPRECPGVPTKVLSPRATWNDDEAYYRTAFKLTNAFRENFKKFEEHASEEIRRGGPQRYAF is encoded by the coding sequence ATGAAGGATTCTGCCTCAGCCACGAAAACGATTTCGTTAAAGTCATACGGAATTAACCATGATAATGTAAACTACCAACTTTCCCCCGAGGAGCTCCACCACATTACCATTGAAAAGGGGATGGGCAAAGAGGCTTCTTCCGGGACCTTGGCCGTGAACACTGGGGAATTTACAGGAAGATCGCCCATGGACCGCTTTATCGTAAAGGATGACATGACCAAGGACAAGGTGTGGTGGGGGAATATCAATATCCCTTTCGAGAGTGATAAGTTTGACGCACTTTATGACAAGGTCATTGCCTATCTCAACAAAAAGGAATTGTATGTTAGGGACTCGTATGCCTGTGCCGACCCGGATTATAAACTGAATATTAGGGTAATCAACGAATACCCATGGTCCAATATGTTTGCCTACAATATGTTCCTTCGTCCTACGGAAGAGGAGCTGGAGGAATTTGACCCGGAATGGACGGTCGTCAATGCCCCCGGCTTTATGGCGGACCCCAAAGTGGACGGTACACGACAGCATAATTTCGCCATCCTTAACTTCGGCAGAAAGATCGCCCTTATCGGGGGAACGGGCTATACGGGGGAGATCAAAAAGGGAATATTCTCGGCACTTAACTTTATCCTGCCCGTTTACAAGAACACACTGCCCATGCACTGCTCGGCCAACGTTGGGGAATCGGGCGATACCGCTATTTTCTTTGGCCTATCGGGAACGGGAAAGACCACCCTGTCCACCGACCCGAACCGAAGACTGATCGGTGACGATGAGCACGGTTGGACGCCCGACAATACCGTGTTCAATTTTGAAGGGGGCTGTTATGCCAAGGTGATCGACCTATCCAAGGACAAGGAACCGGAGATCTACGGAGCCATCAAAAAGGGGGCGATTTTGGAGAATGTGGTCATGGACGACAACGGAATCGTGGACTTTTCGGACACCTCCATTACCCAGAACACCAGGGTGAGCTATCCCATCCACCATATCGAGAACATCCAGCAGCCATCAATAGGGAAAAACGTAAAGAATATTTTCTTCCTCACCGCAGACGCCTTTGGGGTGCTGCCCCCTATCTCCAAACTGACCCCGGCACAGGCGGCCTACCACTTTATCTCGGGCTACACGGCCAAGGTGGCCGGCACGGAAGCGGGCGTGGTGGAGCCACAGCCATCGTTCTCAGCTTGCTTTGGCGCACCCTTTATGCCCTTGCACCCGGCCAAATATGCCGAGATGCTGAGCAAAAAGATGAAGGAGTCGGGCGTGGACGTTTGGTTGGTGAACACCGGATGGACCGGCGGGCCCTACGGTGTAGGCACTAGGATGAAGCTGAAATACACACGGGCGATGATCAGTGCCGCGCTGAGCGGCGAACTTGGACTCTACAATTATGAGAAGTACCATATCCACTCCGTATTTGGGGTGGCGCAGCCAAGGGAGTGCCCAGGGGTGCCCACTAAGGTACTCAGCCCAAGGGCCACTTGGAACGATGACGAGGCCTATTACAGAACGGCCTTTAAGCTCACCAATGCCTTTAGGGAGAACTTTAAAAAGTTTGAGGAGCATGCCAGTGAGGAAATCCGAAGGGGAGGCCCACAACGGTACGCTTTCTAA
- a CDS encoding DUF423 domain-containing protein, with amino-acid sequence MNRTILLVGTIMGLLAIVLGAFGAHGLEKLVDAEAVATFETGVTYQMYHALFLLFLGIWSGLALKPKKIVFVLVLLGVILFSFSIYLLALNSLTAFDFKIIGFLTPIGGVLMISGWFYLGYNILTQKVLD; translated from the coding sequence ATGAACAGAACAATTTTATTGGTTGGTACAATCATGGGGCTGTTGGCGATTGTTTTAGGGGCTTTTGGAGCCCATGGATTGGAGAAATTAGTCGATGCAGAAGCCGTTGCCACTTTTGAAACCGGTGTTACATATCAAATGTACCATGCGCTGTTTCTTCTTTTTTTAGGGATATGGAGCGGGTTGGCCTTAAAGCCCAAAAAGATTGTTTTTGTTCTTGTGCTTTTGGGTGTGATTCTGTTCTCTTTTTCTATTTATTTATTGGCATTGAACAGCTTAACCGCTTTTGATTTTAAAATTATCGGATTTTTAACACCAATCGGGGGTGTTTTGATGATTTCTGGGTGGTTTTACTTAGGATATAACATTTTAACCCAAAAAGTACTCGATTAA